The Eleginops maclovinus isolate JMC-PN-2008 ecotype Puerto Natales chromosome 6, JC_Emac_rtc_rv5, whole genome shotgun sequence DNA segment cctgtaacttcttctttaagaggctcctctgtcctccactcgttacctgtattaatggcacctttctgaactcgttatcagtataaaagacacctgtccacaacctcaaacagtcatactccaaactccactatggccaagaccaaagagctgtcaaaggagaccagagacaacattgtagacctgcaccaggctgggaaaactgaacctgcaataggtaagcagcttggtgtgaagaaatcaactgtgggagcaattattagaaaatggaagacatacaagaccactgctaatctccctcgatctggggctccacgcaagatctcaccccgtggggtcaaaatgatcacaagaacggtgagcaaaaatcccagaaccacacggggggacctagtgaatgacctgcagagagctgggaccaaagtaacagaggctaccatcagtaacacactacgccgccagggacttaaatcctgcagttccagacgtgtccccctgcttaagccagtacatgtccaggcccgtctgaagtttgctagagggcatttggatgatccagaagaggattgggagaatgtcatatggtcagatgaaaccaaaatagaactttttggtaaagactcaactcgttgtgtttggaggagaaagaatgcagagttgcctccaaagaacaccatacctactgtgaagcatgggggtggaaacatcatgctctggggctgtttttctgcaaagggaccaggacgactgatccgtgtaaaggaaagaatgaatggggccatgtatcgtgagattttgagggaaaacctccttccatcagcaagggcactgaagatgaagcgtggctgggtctttcagcatgacaatgatcccaaacacaccgccagggcaacgaaggagtggcttcgtaagaagcatttcaaggtcctggagtggcctagccagtctccagatctcaaccccatagaaaatctttggagggagttgaaagtccgtgttgcccagcgacagccccaaaacatcactgctgtagaggagatctgcatggaggaatgggccaaaataccagcaacagtgtggaaaccttgtgaagacttacagaaaacgtttgacctctgtcattgccaacaaagggtatataacaaagtattgagatgaacttttgttattgaccaaatacttattttccacaacaattagaaaataaattctttaaaaatcctacaatgtgatttcctggattttttttctcattctgtctctcatagttgaggtatacctatgataaaaatgacaggcctctctcatctttttaaatgggagaacttgcacaattggtggctgactaaatacttttttgccccactgtatgtatttatttgtagaactgtattccttttttaatttatattcaatattattattgttgttgtttttggactATTGTGGAACATTGCttatttcattttactttcacgGACAATGAGAAAGacagttctgtttattttcttattttaaatgttcttcctttttttggtgattattattcattttggtCCACACTCCAACCCTGTAGGTGGGGGTAATGCACTTTAAAGGTTAGTTACTACAAGgaaccaaaccaaacaaatgacactaatattctatttatttattattattattttatttgaatggaAATTCTgatctttattcttttttaaatgttattattagtattagtattattgttattgttgttgttgttgtcctccCTCCAACacagtaggtggcggtaatgcaGCTTCAACGTTACTGGGCAGTCCGTCATCGAAACCAAAGAAGAAGTCGGGTATGTTATTCCGGAGGATGCACGAGAGCAGcgacacattttttattgtcgttttgttttgtttttgtttttgttgctgggCAGATTTCACCCTGCAGAACGTTTGATCCTCGGGGAGTTTATTACAGGTAAGAAGATTACGTCATCAGGATCCCAATAAAGGTATATGCGGTTAGAGAGgactagcaggattacagtaCAATACATCTGGAAATAAAGAGGGATATATTAAAGGGACTGAATTCATGTTCTTTGTGAGTGCATGTTCTTTGTGAACACATCTCTATTTAAAGGCAGGAGCTGGACATCTGGTTTATTTAACACCGATACCGTTGGTTTATAATTCATGGATTCAGCTCTAAGTGCATTTGAAGCCTTTATAGTGTTGATATGTCGGTTTCTGAATTACAGTTCCATTTCTACAAACCCTTCAGtcacatgttgtttattttctcttgttttatttgctttgcatttgatattgagctAATCCAAAgtaaagtaatcagattacatctGTATTGTAAATCTCAgattactgattacattttttgaacTAGTTGTTAGTAAccctgacaacaacaacaacaacaacactgtgcACTAACAGAGCAGTAAGAGgagcaaagtaaacaaagacCAGTAATCGATGTAAAAGAAGTGCACAGTGAGGAATGCTATTGTGCAAAACCCATTATCattcacaataacaacaataggtgttatttatagagcgctttaCAGAGGACACAAATCAGAGGGAAAATCAAGTTAACATCTTTCAATGAAACCACATTTGTCCCAAGGACATCACACCTTAAAAGCCAGTCTGAAAGGTGAGTTTGGGTCAGTGGTTATTGCACATTAGTATTatagtatgtatatatattgtgtatttctAGATACTGTACTGCTATACTGGTGATATGCTCTATGTCCTTTCTAATGTGCATGGGTGGTTTTGGGGAGGGGGTGGGTGGCCAGTGCCCCTGTCACAATGGACTGCATGATGATGATTCAGTTTGTAGGTAGCGTTGTGCGGTTACCTTGATTGGTTAATTGGATTTGATGTGTTTCTCATAATGAAGTCAATGAAATGTTTACTACTGAAACAAATTCTTGTGCTCTTGATGTTCAGCAGGGGGTGTTTCAAGACCGTGTGTCCGGGCAGCCGGCCTCCCCGGCGGGATGGCGGCTCTGCGCAGCGTCGCTCTCCAGGAGCAGATCTCCATCATCATGGGCGCCCTGACCAGCGCCGCCGTGCAGGAGATCTGCGAGCTGGTGGCGGAGGGATACCAGGTGCTGCAGGCGGAGATTCAACGCAGGCACAAGGAGAACCAGGACCTGAGGAAGAAGCTGCACCTCATCGAGTCTATCGTGGTgcggggggggagagaggggatcGAACCGGCAGCTGAGGGGAAAGTAACAATCGAACCGGCGGCTGAGGGGGAACAGCAGCCGGAGAGTGACCGGGGAGACGCCGTTGCTGCtgccggaggaggaggagtggcgGTGATGAGGGAGGAGGTGAACACAAAGCCGGACTGGGATCTACTTTTCCACCGAACTATTtgggaaacacagggatttaaatccccccccccccgtgtgcTTCGATGATAATATGAATGATTTTTCCTGAACAAGCGCGTCGCTGCATCCTGTTTGATATCGGTATTAGGCCTTAAGATCCACCTGTTTCTGTTTATACTCTGAGGACAGAGGGGAGTTAATCATGCCCTGATCTGCAGCTGATCTCAAGAGAACactttctcatttattttttgtctcagTCTCGTTACCTTGGGCGAAAAGCTTCGTGATGAGATGTTATTTGATTTGCTCTTCTAGATAGTGTGATAATTAAATTGAAAACAGCTGTAGTTTAGTTTccaaatatagattttttttataaataaaagaaggacttaattaataataaaatctctaaagtcattttttaaattctaatattattttatatttatatttttttaataagatttATTGTGTAATTTTTTTCAGAAGTGACAATATAAAACCTTAAATGAATTGGTCTTTTAATTaatcaattttaaaataatttatctAATAATCTTGTATTAAGGTCACGAAAAATGAGGCAGAAAGTTGGTTTTGAGTTGTATTCTTAGTGGAAGAAGTTTTATACCGTATTATGACCctttctacttttttaaatgtatttttcttgtaaTTTTTTCCCAGCTTCCTGACGTGGTGTTGATCAAAGACGAAGACTCGGACAGTAACCACAGCCTGGAGGAAGGTGAGGGGAGAGGACCCAATGTCCTTTTATATCAGGGTTTGTTATGTTTTGGTTAAGAAACGTCTTcactatattttaatatttgttacAAAACCTGATGAACCATCACATGTCTCATCTAAACTCCGCAGAAAGTCTTCCTCTCAGTGATGCGcgttctctctccctgcagatGAGAAAACGTCTGCCTCCAGAGAGCTCGTCCAGTCGCCTCCCGTCAGCCGGAACGTGAAGAGAGTCTGGCCTGGAGGTGAGGACGCCGACAGGAAGTCCTCCTCGGAGCTGCCGAAACCAGCGAAGAAGAACTTCCCAGTGTACTTGGTGGACTCTCCCCCCCGCAGCGAGCCGGGCTGCTCGTCCTCTCTGGAGGCCGGAGAGTCGCTCGGCTCCTTCTCCTCTCAGATGGACCTGAACAGACCCGGGTTCTTCAGCCTGACCGAGTCCCCCACCAGCAGCCCCAGAGCTACACTTCAGACGGTGAAACTCtaagtatttcaaaataaaagctttgagGTCAGGTGAAGTTCTTTCTGAAGCGCTTTGTTTTAGAAAGTAAATCTATGTTTCCTCTGAGCGATGCttcttgtgttttcctgcagacGGAGTCTCCAACCAGCAGCCCCAGAACGCGGCCGTCCTTCCCTCGGTTTCATCAGAATGGGAACCTGGACGATGACGGCGGTGCCTTCGGGCTGAAGATGGTCAGCGTCAGCGGGTCGTTCCAGGCCGACAGCCAGCCGACCGAGAGCAGCGACTCCTCGTTCCAGTACGAGATGAACCTCGCCTCCTTCGGGGACCTGATGCCGGGTCAGGACCAGCAGTTCGGCGACGGATCGAAACGGCTGGTTTGCCCCGTGTGTTCGAAGACCTACGCCACCTCGCAGAACCTGGAGGTGCACCTGCGAATCCACACGGGCGAGAGGCCCTTCAGGTGCGGACAGTGCGGGAAGAAGTTCACTCAGTCGGCGCACCTGAAGGCGCACATCAGCGTGCACAGCGGGGAGCGCCCGTACCTGTGCACGCTCTGCCCGCGCAGCTTCATCGTTAAATACAGCCTGAAGCTGCACATGGACCGCTGCCACGCCCCGGGCGGCCAGCAGAACATTCTGTAGACGCCTCGTTTGAGGAAGAGAAGGGACTCGACTCGCTGTATGTTCCCCATCGATGTCCGACTGGGAAGAAATAATTCAGCTGGGGCAAAATTCAAACCGATATTCTCTGAGGATACAGTGGGGAGgcaagtatttgatacactgccgatttggcaggttttcccacttacaaagcatgtagaagtctgtaatttgtatcataggtactcttcaactgtgagagaaggaatctaaaacaacaatccagaaaatcacactgtatgattttaaagtcattaatttgcattttactggatgacagaagtatttgatacatcagaaaaacacagcttaatatttggtacagaaacctttgtttgcaattacagagatcagacgtttcctgtagttcttgaccaggtttgcacacactgcagcagggattttgacCCACTCCTCcatccagatcttctccagatccttcaggtttcggggctgtcgctgggcaatacggactttcagctccctccaaagattttctattgggttcaggtctggagactggctaggccactccaggaccttgagatgcttcttacggagccactccttagttgccctggctgtgtgttttgggtcgttgtcatgttggaagacccagccacgacccatcttcaatgctcttactgagggaaggaggttgttggccaagatctcgcgatacatggccccatccatcctcccctcaatgcgctgcagtcgtcctgtcccctttgcagaaaagcacccccaaagaatgatgtgtccacctccaagcttcacggttgggatggtgttcttggggttgtactcatccttgttcttcctccaaacacggcgagtggagtttagaccaaaaagctctatttttgtctcatcagaccacatgaccttctcccattcctcctctggatcattcagatggtcattggcaaacttcagacgggccgggacatgcgctggcttgagcagggggaccttgcgtgcgctgcaggattttaatccatgacggcgtagtgtgttactcatggctttctttgagactgtggtcccagctctgtTCAGGTCCTTGAacaggtcctgccgtgtagttctgggctgatccctcaccttcctcatgatcattgatgccccacgaggtgagatcttgcatggagccccagaccgagggagattgaccgtcatcttgaacttcttccattttctaataattgcgccaacagttgttgccttctcaccgagctgcttgcctattgtcctgtagcccatcccagccttgtgcaggtctacaattgtatccctgatgtccttacacagctctggtcttggccattgtggagaggttggagtctgtttgattgagtgtgtggacaggtctcttttatacaggtaacaagttcaaacaggtgcagttaatacaggtaatgagtggagaacaggagggcttcttaaagaaacactaacaggtctgtgagagccggaattcttactggttggtaggtgatcaaatacttctgtcagcaataaaaagcaaattcattatttaaaatcatacaatgattttctggatttctgttttacattccgtctctcacagttgaagagtacctatgataaatgacagacctctacatgctttgtaagtgggaaaacctgcacgatcggcagtgtatcaaatacttcttctccccactgtacatttAAAGTGATAGTTTAAAGTAAGATCCCAAACTGGTGACAAGCTTCTATCGTAATCACTTCATGTTCCTTTCTTAACATTAAAACGGATTTGGTGtgttgatgaaaacatttgaatactcCCTGaacgtagtgacatcactacacaaCACTCAAGCTCCTATTGGCTGGCACTCCAACGCATTGTccatgataggctaaggggcgggacatatcaaaccactgaatttccccacatcTTATCTTATCCGAGCCGGCCCGCTGACCAGTCACAGCtattgtgttttctctgtttctaaAACTCTTCCTACTGTTTTGTAAGTTATGACTTTTTCTAAGAGCAGGTTTCTAATATgtcacacaaatatattttaagttattttaaacccatgtgtttttctctcctgaTGACTGAAGCTTTGATGGAGAATGTTTTTTGCAaaagtttacttttttaaaacttttttgaAACAACGATTGTTCCGATACTTCTGGAAAAGTATTTCAAAGGAAACTGAATAAATGTGAACGtcttttaattcatattttctgtCATCAAGTTTGATTCTTATTGTTTGAACGTTTGAAACACAGCAGGGCTCGCGAGGTTTAAATCGAGCACATCAATGAGTGTCTGTTATTATATTAGAGACACAGTGAGCTTCACTTATTCTACAAGAAGGGAAACTTTTAACCTAAAAAATCTACAGAATGTCAACACTAAAAGCAGCTGTGTAATAGCTAACTGTTCTATATGTGTTCATATACAAAACGATTTGTTATGTTAGATTAAGTATTTGCTttacaaaacatataaatatatgtcAAACGTTTTGCTGCGGTATGCTCTAATTTTTTCCTTTccaccaaaaacaaaagaccaCTTTTTATTCTTATGTCATTATATCTAAAAACACATcaccaggaccaggaccagaACCAGgacccatcaccccagcaaccaactgttctgtctgctgccgtctggcaggcggtaccgcagcatcaggaccaaaacaaCCAGCCTCGGAGACAGTGTCATCCCACTGAGCTGCACTCtgtttttactgttgtttttcatatttatgaATTGCACTGTTCTTCATACATGACATAACTACACCTTGTATGTGTTATGATAATAAAACTATGAATCTTGAGAAAATCTTTCAGGTTATGCTGCTGGCAGTGTAGCATAAACATCTTTTAATTTATAGATTGTGGTTCTGTCGTTTGGTAAAGTTTATCTTTTAGATTAGCTATGGTTTTCATGCGAGAGTGATCATGGAATTTCTGCTAACATacggaaacaaataaaaacataataaaaacaatatgaaaactGACATTGCAGAGCTAAAcgtcaataataataatcgttcatttattttaaattaaagtctATTAATAAAggattgaaattatttaaataaatgggTGTTTGAGGTCACTGGTGTAATTCACAGCTAAACTTTTGGATTCTAATATACTGCATATattctatatacagtatatatttttatttttgtggtcAACTATATTCTGAGAttcaaaaactgcaaaaatacacaaataattacaatttttcacaaaataatacaaaaagtaatGTAAATTGATACTTTgcacatgcgcagtagctctCTAGTCCTTTGCCCCATGGATCACTTCCGGGTTTATCTCGAGACTGTTTACATCTGGGGGGGAACTCTAGTCCCGATTTCAACACTTTATTCTCAGTATAATACACTAAATCATAAAACATGTCCCCTGCCGCGTCCCTGCACGAGCAGCTCGCCTCCATCATGGAGGTCCTCGCGAACACGGCGGTGGCGGAGATCTGTGAGCTCGTGGACAGCGGTCTGGCGGTGCTGCAGCTCGAGGTCTCCCGGAGCCGCAAAGAGAACGAGGCTCTGCGGAGAAAGCTGCGGCTCGTGGAGCTCCGTGCGGCCCGGGCCACCGCACTCCGAACCGCTGCAGGCGGTCCCGTGCACCGAGCCACCGCCGGCGGCCCCGCGCACCGAGCCACCGCCGGCGGCCCCGCGCACCGAACCACCGCAGGCGGCCCCGCGCAGCCCCTGGCTAACGGCCGTGTCACCCAGCTGTCTGCTCATCATCACCCTGGCAACGGGCCAAGAAGGACCAGAGCACCCGGAGGTAAAAAGTTcagtttaactttaaataaataactttttaataaagtgttttaattatcGGCGATGAGAGGAGTAACCACATCCTGGCAGAGAATAGgaacttatttaaaaaagggaatttgTGATCGATCATCCTCACTGATGAGCAACAAGCACAGGTTTTCAATCTGCATTTTGACAGGAACATTTCCCTTTACCTCTGGCAGGTGAGGCGGAGCGATGTGGAGAGGCCGACCCCTCCGGATACGATGCTACATGGGGGATGGTGAGCAGcaaaaagtcctgcatttaaaagcaggagaggactctttaaagtagagacactacatactgatatacacctgaacatcagcaggagaggactctttaaagtagagactacatactgatatacacctgaacatcagcaggagaggactctttaaagtacagacactacatactgatatacacctgaacatcagcaggagaggactctttaaagtagagacgctacatactgatatacacctgaacatcagcaggagaggactctttaaagtagagactctacatactgatatacacctgaacatcagcaggagaggactctttaaagtagagacgctacatactgatatacacctgaacatcagcaggagaggactctttaaagtagagactctacatactgatatacacctgaacatcagcaggagaggactctttaaagtagagactctacatactgatatacacctgaacatcagcaggagaggactctttaaagtagagacgctgcatactgatatacacctgaacatcagcaggagaggactctttaaagtacagacactacatactgatatacacctgaacatcagcaggagaggactctttaaagtagagacgctacatactgatatacacctgaacatcagcaggagaggactctttaaagtagagactctacatactgatatacacctgaacatcagcaggagaggactctttaaagtagagacactacatactgatatacacctgaacatcagcaggagaggactctttaaagtagagactctacatactgatatacacctgaacatcagcaggagaggactctttaaagtagagactctacatactgatatacacctgaacatcagcaggagaggactctttaaagtagagacgctgcatactgatatacacctgaacatcagcaggagaggactctttaaagtagagacgctgcatactgatatacacctgaacatcagcaggagaggactctttaaagtagagacgctgcatactgatatacacctgaacatcagcaggagaggactctttaaagtacatcTGAATAGAGCTTTAAGATGAATGTAGTGTAGTAGAAATATGAAGTATTAttaaacccctctctctctctctctctctctctctctctctctctctctctctctctctctctctctctctctctctctctctctccccccccccccaccagctGGCTGAAGGAGAGTCGATCAAACTGACGATCAAAGTGGAGGACGACGAGTCCTGGTCCCAAACTGAGCAGCACCGTGAGTCCAGTTATAATATATTTGAGATACCAGGACTGATGGTCCTCAGCAGGTCAGACTTGTATATGTGTCTTCTCTGATCGTCCCCTGAGTGTGAACACTGGATTGTATTTAGCTGGCTTTGAGATTTGCCTGAAGTGCGTTTTGTTCTCAGGTTAAATTAGAGTCATCTTTGAGCCGCGGACTGAAACACTCGGAGAAGTGTGTAAAGGTGTGACTTCT contains these protein-coding regions:
- the LOC134866551 gene encoding zinc finger protein 628-like, producing MAALRSVALQEQISIIMGALTSAAVQEICELVAEGYQVLQAEIQRRHKENQDLRKKLHLIESIVVRGGREGIEPAAEGKVTIEPAAEGEQQPESDRGDAVAAAGGGGVAVMREELPDVVLIKDEDSDSNHSLEEGEGRGPNVLLYQDEKTSASRELVQSPPVSRNVKRVWPGGEDADRKSSSELPKPAKKNFPVYLVDSPPRSEPGCSSSLEAGESLGSFSSQMDLNRPGFFSLTESPTSSPRATLQTTESPTSSPRTRPSFPRFHQNGNLDDDGGAFGLKMVSVSGSFQADSQPTESSDSSFQYEMNLASFGDLMPGQDQQFGDGSKRLVCPVCSKTYATSQNLEVHLRIHTGERPFRCGQCGKKFTQSAHLKAHISVHSGERPYLCTLCPRSFIVKYSLKLHMDRCHAPGGQQNILNMSPAASLHEQLASIMEVLANTAVAEICELVDSGLAVLQLEVSRSRKENEALRRKLRLVELRAARATALRTAAGGPVHRATAGGPAHRATAGGPAHRTTAGGPAQPLANGRVTQLSAHHHPGNGPRRTRAPGGEAERCGEADPSGYDATWGMLAEGESIKLTIKVEDDESWSQTEQHHFSRGVDGHTEKEAPPPPGLSSRSEVSDGSDCLMYEPQLQLPPPVTTHDPLGEGPGCSYASVPVAADPSSLHVITDEGNTQLRKPFFCTFCGKTLACLKNLKTHLRVHTGEKPFVCSLCGKRFSDSSNLKRHQSVHTGEKRYGCAHCGKRFAQSGSLKVHMSVHTDCKQFRCSFCSKTFISGSHLRRHTAEHAAEKRYAETLQ